One window of the Lytechinus variegatus isolate NC3 chromosome 3, Lvar_3.0, whole genome shotgun sequence genome contains the following:
- the LOC121412257 gene encoding flavin-containing monooxygenase FMO GS-OX-like 2, giving the protein MSKRRVAVIGAGAAGLCAARHLTTKPAQFDVVVFEKSDRVGGTWVYTENVGLDEYGLPIHSSMYKSLKTNLPKEIMAFPDFPFDERLPSFIKHTDVLDYLQQYSDHFQLHNFIQFSTVVEMVKPIKSSDDAITWEITVLNLRTRHRTTSIFHQIMVCNGHYAIPNIPDLPGRDKFKGYQLHSHNYRHPDVFKDQKVVVLGAASSGLDIILDIAPHAKHVYLSHWKDRVVAPLPDNIEQAKEVVSFTQEDVVFADGEKCKPDAIIYCTGYNYDFSFLTPECQLTVDDRRIMPLYKHIIHTSFPSLAFIGITQKVLPFPHFTAQVKFVLASWIGTYQLPGQTEMDASTEEDFRWRTTTLKMPHRYAHFMGSIMREYHQDLLEMAKEHQFKPVLMDLYEEMYRIRRINLMHYKKLGFKVLDDENFQLLEVDTQ; this is encoded by the exons ATGAGTAAACGTCGCGTCGCTGTGATTGGAGCCGGAGCAGCTGGGCTTTGTGCAGCACGCCATCTAACGACAAAACCTGCTCAGTTTGATGTGGTTGTCTTTGAGAAGTCGGATCGTGTAGGAGGTACTTGGGTCTACACCGAGAATGTTGGCCTAGATGAATATGGATTACCCATTCATTCAAGCATGTACAAGTCACTTAA AACAAATCTACCGAAGGAGATCATGGCCTTTCCCGATTTTCCTTTCGACGAGAGACTACCGTCGTTCATAAAGCACACAGATGTCTTAGATTACTTACAACAGTATTCGGATCATTTTCAACTGCACAACTTCATACAG TTTTCTACAGTCGTTGAGATGGTGAAACCGATTAAGTCTTCGGATGATGCGATAACATGGGAGATAACTGTCTTAAACCTTCGAACCAGGCATCGGACTACGTCAATCTTTCATCAAATCATGGTTTGCAATGG CCATTATGCCATACCGAACATTCCCGATCTTCCAGGCAGAGATAAGTTCAAAGGTTACCAACTTCACAGTCACAACTACCGTCACCCTGATGTCTTCAAGGATCAGAAGGTAGTGGTCTTAGGAGCAGCATCATCTGGACTCGATATCATCCTTGATATTGCCCCTCATGCAAAGCATGTCTACCTGAGCCACTGGAAGGATCGTGTGGTAGCCCCTCTTCCTGATAACATAGAGCAGGCCAAGGAAGTTGTCTCCTTCACCCAGGAAGATGTGGTTTTTGCAGATGGAGAAAAGTGCAAACCTGATGCCATTATCTACTGCACGGGCTACAACTACGACTTCAGTTTCCTCACGCCAGAATGCCAGCTGACGGTGGATGACAGACGAATCATGCCTCTCTACAAGCACATCATACACACCAGTTTCCCATCTCTTGCTTTCATTGGCATTACACAGAAAGTCCTGCCATTCCCACACTTTACCGCGCAGGTCAAGTTCGTCCTGGCAAGCTGGATAGGGACTTATCAACTACCGGGCCAAACCGAGATGGACGCTTCTACCGAAGAGGACTTCCGGTGGAGAACCACCACCTTGAAGATGCCACATAGGTATGCTCATTTCATGGGATCCATCATGAGAGAGTATCATCAAGATCTTCTAGAGATGGCTAAAGAACACCAGTTCAAACCCGTCCTCATGGATCTCTATGAGGAGATGTACAGGATAAGAAGAATCAATCTCATGCATTACAAGAAATTAGGTTTTAAGGTTTTGGACGATGAAAACTTTCAACTACTTGAGGTTGACACTCAATAA